The nucleotide sequence CGACAGCGAATCCGACCACCGTCGCACTCGATGATCGCCAATTCAGGAGGGCGGTCACTCTTCAATGCCAATGCATCATCCGTTTTCGGATCAGAATCTCGGCGTGCGGCCAACTCGCCACCGATGTCGTGAACAACCCGTTCCACCGTCTTGGTCGAGACAGCAACGTCCGCTTCCTTCAGGGCGATGACCCCTCGTTTGTAGGAACGTGCCTCCCCTGCAAGAACGGCGATTTTCCGCACGACGATCGGAGTCAACTCGCGTGCATGAAATCCCAATCGCTCACGTAAGGGGGAAAAAGTCCCGCCGACAGGCAGGACAAGAACCGACCAACTCTTGAAGTTCCACTCGTCCATCGCCGGAAAGCACTTTGCGGCGACGCGGCTTCAATGAACACCGCGTCCCGCAGGTGGGACACTTCCCCGCAGATGGCTGGGCGGCCACCAGTTCGTTGAGCATCCTCTCCTGGACCATACGGCTCAACATTTGCCCGACTTCATGGGCGGCATTTTCGATCACGGAGTAATGAGGAATTTCCGTCCTCGGAAGACGGCCCTCCGCTTGATCTAACGCCACTTTCAGTTCCGTGACCCGCTTAAAGGCCAATTCGAATTCCGTTCGCAACGCACTTTGATCGCCATCCATGGCAACGCCTCCAGGCTAAGTCCCATCAAGCCCCAATCCTCCAAACCCATCTCAGCTTAACAAAAAACCACAAAATCTTGGAATTGACGTTCTCGGGCGATTTCGCGCACACGATAGAGGCATAACAAAAGCTGGCATGCACCCCAGGCCGGGTAGCATTTGTGATTGATATGGACCAATTTTGACTCGTTTGGTAACTCTCGCCGCCAACCGGCCATTCTCCCGCCGGCGACACAGACCATCCAAGTCACAATTCGTTCTCCAATCACCAGCGGGACAACCAAAACCGTGCCGGACTTCGTACGAAGTGCGCGTCAGACCAGGGGCATTCTCTGCCTCGCGATCGCTGTCTGCGCATGGGTCGCGGGGTGTGCGTCCTGGCGTGGTACGGAACCGGTCATCGAGAATCAGTTCGTCGTTCACTATAACCGCCTGGCCGAGTCGATGGCGGCCCCGAATCCCGAGCTTCAGCCACAGGCTCCTGCTCCCATGATGGGGCCGGGGCGAAAGCTGGTCCCGCCTTCTTCCGAGGATCGCTGGCCGATCACTCTGGCGGAAGCAGTTCGGATGGGGGTCGAGAATAATGCCGTTATCCGGCAGAACGCGCAGTTTATGTCACCGAATAACCCAATCCTGCAAGGCCCCGACTCGGTGCCGTCGGTCTTCGATCCAGGGATTCAAAACGCCGGGGTGCTATTCGGTTCGCGCGGTGTTGATGCCGCTCTCTCTGATTTTGACCCTCGACTGACTTCCTCCATCAAATGGAACCGCTCAGAGAATGCCCAGAACTCTTTGTTGCTTCCTCCACCCGGAAATGTGCTGGCGAGCGAAGGGGCCTTGTTTCAGACTCGGTTTGATCAGCAACTGCTGAGCGGCGGGGTGTTCGGTCTCTACAATACCTGGAACTATGCGCAAACAAACCAGCCCGCTCAGCTATTCGCATCAACCTACACGGGCCAGCTCGGCTTCGATTTCCGTCAGCCCCTGTGGGCCGGTGCTGGTCGAGAATTCTCGGCGATTGCGGGACCCTTGGATCAGCGAGCTCGTGGTTTCAGCTACGTGAACCAGGGTATCGTGATTGCTCACATCAATAAGCGACTGTCCGAGATCGATCTGCAGGAGAACCTGCAGAACCTCGTTCGCGAGATCGGTGACCTGTACTGGGATCTTTACCAGAACTACCAAGACTATGAATCGGAAACACAGGCTTCGAAAATCGCGAAAGAGCTGTGGGACCGTGCCGTAGGGCGAGCGAACATCGATCCCGGGATTGAAGAGGCTCAAGCCGAAGACGCTTACTACGAATCGAAGTCTCGCGAAGAACTCGCGCTGTCGAATTTGTTCCTCACCGAGGCCCGACTCCGTCGTCTGGTTGGGTTGTCCCTCGACGACTCAC is from Schlesneria sp. DSM 10557 and encodes:
- a CDS encoding TolC family protein, whose amino-acid sequence is MPDFVRSARQTRGILCLAIAVCAWVAGCASWRGTEPVIENQFVVHYNRLAESMAAPNPELQPQAPAPMMGPGRKLVPPSSEDRWPITLAEAVRMGVENNAVIRQNAQFMSPNNPILQGPDSVPSVFDPGIQNAGVLFGSRGVDAALSDFDPRLTSSIKWNRSENAQNSLLLPPPGNVLASEGALFQTRFDQQLLSGGVFGLYNTWNYAQTNQPAQLFASTYTGQLGFDFRQPLWAGAGREFSAIAGPLDQRARGFSYVNQGIVIAHINKRLSEIDLQENLQNLVREIGDLYWDLYQNYQDYESETQASKIAKELWDRAVGRANIDPGIEEAQAEDAYYESKSREELALSNLFLTEARLRRLVGLSLDDSRMLYPCDEPREEELSLSRATCLYEALVNRIELSRQKLNVQSLELQLIAARKLVAPKLDFVAGYGLNGFGDKFYSTTTSDSMNTRQGFNSAVTTMFSGKETSWDFGFQYQLPLWLRQEKAQVRQLELRIAKGRAALAMQEDEIAHELNTVLMTIERAHSMSKLTRRRLQAARRRVIAAEADYEAGNKSNDLALRAISSLTLAQAAYSKSITEYNKSLRDLLFRTGRILPADGISLLGTDGLPMVPDERPNDFFYLANPDLTPAADGAETADETDESEIPPTPSRSVSGADDLDEDLPESMDNSVEDE